ACCCTGTAGCCTTCCACCTTGGCGCTGCCGCCCGTCCCCCCGGGGCTGGTGACCACCCGCTCCATCAAGCCCAAAACGGTCCGGGCCACCTGGGCGGAGACCACCTGGCGCACGGCCTCGGGCTCCTGGACCCGGATCACGTTGCCCTCGGCGTCCAGCCATTCGGCGGCGATGTGGGGCCGCATCAAGGTGCCTTCACAGGCGATGGCCCCCAGGGCCGCCACCAGCTGGATGGGCGTCACCGTCAAGGTCTGGCCGAAGCCCATGACGGCCAGGTCCACGGTGCGGGCCTGGTCCTTGGGGGGCCGTATGCCCACCGCCTCCCCGGGCAGGTCGATGCCGGTGCGCCGGGTCAGGCCGAAAGCGTCCAGATAGTGGTAGAAGCGGTCGGAGCCCAGATCCACCGCCACCCGGGCGAAGATGGTGTTGGCCGATTTCTCGAAGCCGGTGGCGAAGTCGGTGGAGCCCAGACCGGCCCGGTTCCAGTTGTGGATGGTGGCCCCCGGCACCCGGTAAAAGCCCGGGTCGTAGAAAGGCGTGGCAGGCGCCACAATGCCTTCCTCCAAGGCGGCGGCGGCCACGATGGGCTTGAAGGTGGAGCCCGGCGGCAAGGTATCGCTGACGGCGGCGTTGCGCCACTGCTGGGGCGGGAATTCACCGAAGCGGTTGGGGTCGAAGGTGGGCCGGCTGGACATGGCCAGGATGCGTCCGGTGCAGGGCTCGTAAACTATGCCCACAGCCCCTTTGGCGCCGTGGGCCAGCATGGCCCGGTCCAGCTCACGCTCCACCACGTGCTGGATGTTCTCATCCACGGTGAGGCGCAGGGTGAGCCCGTCCTCCGCCGGCTCGAAATGCTGGACCGCCTGGGGTATCTCCCGGCCCCTGGCGTCGAATTCGATCTCGATGCGGCCGTTCTGGCCCCTCAACTGGGAGTCGTAGTAGTGCTCGATGCCCTCCAGCCCCTGGTTGTCGATGCCGGCGAAGCCCAGGATGTGGGCGGCCAGGGTGCCCTTGGGATAGATGCGGCGGCTTTCCTGGGTCAGGTAGATGCCCGGCAGGTCTTTCTGCTCTTCCTTGATCCGCTGGGACTGCTCGTCGGTGATCTTGCGCTTCACGTACCACCAGGCGGCGGGACGGGTGATGCGCTCGTAGGCATCCACGTAGGACAGGTCGAGGATCTCGCTGAGGCGCTGGGCGACGGCGGCGGGGTCCTTCACATCGGCGGACACGGCGAAGACGCTGTCGGCGCTGACGCTGAGGGCCAGTTCGTTCCCGTTGGCATCGATGATGAGGCCCCGCTTGGGCTCCACGGTGATGTTGCGCAGCCGGTTCTCAAAGGCTTGGGCCTGGAGTTCGGCGCCGCGCCAGAACTGCAGGTAGCCGACGCGGGCCATCAGGCCCAGCAGGGCCAAAGTGGTGCTTATGAACAAAAATATGATCCGCTTGCGCAAGCCGATGCCGGGCACCTGCACCTATGCCGCCACCCATAACGGACAGAATTTGTTCAAGGCCCCGCCGGCCATGTCGGCGCACCCGCACCGGCCTCCGCTCTAGAGCCGCTCAGCCATTGGTAGAATACTTGGGTGCTCCGGTCCAGCCAGCCGGCCTGGGCCCCTTCAGGCTGCTCCCCGGCAGCCTCCGGGGCTCGGGCCAGTTCTATCACCGCCGAGTCTCCCAGCACGGGGGCTTGGGGCACCGCCTCCAGGCGGGCCACTTGGACGCTGCGGATTTCCAGCGGCCGGGTCATGCCCAAGGACTGCACGGCTCCCGATTCCACCCGGCCGGGCGAGCCCAAAGTGCTGATATCAGCCATGAGCTTGGCTTTCTCATCCTCCAGCCGGGCCAGTTCTTCCTTCAGGGCCACCAGTTGACGCCCGGTGCTGCTCAGGGAAGCGTAACGCACACCGATGCCGAACAACAGGAGGGCCACTATGCCCAGGGTCAGCAGAAAGCCGGCCTGGGGCTTGAACCGGGCCTGGGCCCGCCGCTGCCGCCGTGGGCTCTGCCCTTCACCCCGGGCGCTGCGCCGGGGGCGGGACACAGGCTTGCGCCGGCGCCGCCGGCCGGGGGTCGTGGCCGGGCCGTCCCAGAACTCTTCACGGCGTAGTGGCCTAGCCGCTACCACGGCTATTCCCTCCCTTCCGGGTGTAGAACCCGCCGGGCCGCCCGCAGCTTGGCGCTGCGGGCCCGGGGGTTCCGCTCCCTTTCGGCCTCACTGGGGCTCACCGGGCGCCGGGTCAACACTTCCAGGAGCTGCTCCTGCCCGCAGGTGCACGGCTGATGGGGCCCGCACCGGCAGGGGGTGGACCAGCGCCGGAAATGGTGCTTCACCAGGCGATCTTCCAACGAATGAAAACTGATGATGACCAGCCGGCCGCCGGGTTCCAGGCGGTGGACCGCCTGGGCCAGAAACTCCTCCAGGGCGCCCAGTTCGTCGTTCACGGCGATGCGCAGGGCCTGGAAGGTGCGGCGGGCCGGATGGGGTCCGGTCCTGCGGGCTCCCGCCGGCACCGCTGCCTTGATCACATCCACCAGGTCGAAGGTAGTGTCCAGAGGGCGCTGCTGCCGCCGCCGCACGATGAACTGGGCGATGCGGGACGCCCACCGCTCCTCGCCGTACTCCCACAGGATGCGGGCTATCTCGTCTTCGGGCCAGTGGTTGACGATTTCCGCCGCCGTCAGGGGCTGGTCCGGGTCCATGCGCATGTCCAGGGGGCCTTCATGCTGGTAGGAAAAGCCCCGCTCCCACCGGTCCAGGTGCATGGAGGAGACGCCCAAATCCAGCAGGATGCCGGTGACGGCGCCCACGCCCAAGTCGTCTAGGTGCCGGTTCAAGTGGCGGAAATTGCCCCGGACCAGGGTGACGTTGGGGAACCGCTCCAGGCGCCGCGCCGCCAAAACCAAAGCATCAGGGTCTTGATCGATGCCGATGTACCTGCCCGTGGCCTCCCCCAGAGTCTCCGCCCCAAAGGCCGGCCCTTGGGTCATGGCTTCCAGGATGGCTTCGGCATGGCCGCCGGCCCCCACGGTGCCGTCGACGAAAATGCCGCCGGGTGTGGGGGCCAAGTAGGCCAAGACCTCTTCCGTCAATACCGGCACGTGTTCCGCCACCATCAACGGCACCTGCCTGCCCTCCCATCGCCGGGCCCGGTCACCGGGCGCTCTACGGCGTCAGATACCCAAATCCACCAACTGCTCGGCAATTTCGTCGAAGGACTCGGCGGCCGACCGGGAGTAGCCCTGCCAGCGCTCCAAGGCCCAAATCTCGGCCCTGTTGGAAACGCCCAAGATGACCACATCCCGCTCCAACTGGGCGTACTCCCGCAGCGGTCCTGGTATTAGGATGCGACCTTGCCGGTCCAGCACACATTCCGTGGCGCCGGCAAACAGGAAACGAACGAAGGCCCGGGCATTGCTCTGGGTAGTGGGGAGTTCTTTGAGGCGGGCCGCCAGGGCTTCCCATTCCGCCATGGGGTACAGGGAAAGGCAGCCGTCCAGCCCGCGGGTACAGATGAAATGGGCGCCCAAGCCGTCACGAAACCGGGAGGGGATGATCAACCTTCCCTTGGCATCTATGGTGTGCTGAAACTCACCGATGAGCATGAGGGTGATCCCCCGGTCCGGTCTCCGGGCTGAGCCCGGTTATCTCTCGGGATGAAAGGGAGGGAAGAGGCGACGTTGCGTCGGGCGCAAACTTGGCTCAAGGGGTTCGGGTCAGGCGGTGGTCACGCAAAGCGTTCGGGGGGCGCCGCCTACTGGGGTTACCCGAATATCCTGCCCGGTGCTCTCATCCACCACTTCCCTCCACTTTCCCCCACTGGAATGGCCTATTCTCCCCCACGTCACCACCTCCTGCCTCTTCCGCAAAAAAGGTGGAAATATAGGTAAGGATCTTCAGGATGGGACCAGAGGGCCAGGCAGCCCTAGGAGCGTAGGCGGGGAGAGCGCCTTTCTTGACCTTGGGAGTGCGGCTCATTTAACATGATGGGGAGATGGGCCGCGGCCACGCGGGCGTCGGGGCCCAAAATTTCGG
The window above is part of the Sphingobacteriaceae bacterium genome. Proteins encoded here:
- a CDS encoding penicillin-binding transpeptidase domain-containing protein; protein product: MQVPGIGLRKRIIFLFISTTLALLGLMARVGYLQFWRGAELQAQAFENRLRNITVEPKRGLIIDANGNELALSVSADSVFAVSADVKDPAAVAQRLSEILDLSYVDAYERITRPAAWWYVKRKITDEQSQRIKEEQKDLPGIYLTQESRRIYPKGTLAAHILGFAGIDNQGLEGIEHYYDSQLRGQNGRIEIEFDARGREIPQAVQHFEPAEDGLTLRLTVDENIQHVVERELDRAMLAHGAKGAVGIVYEPCTGRILAMSSRPTFDPNRFGEFPPQQWRNAAVSDTLPPGSTFKPIVAAAALEEGIVAPATPFYDPGFYRVPGATIHNWNRAGLGSTDFATGFEKSANTIFARVAVDLGSDRFYHYLDAFGLTRRTGIDLPGEAVGIRPPKDQARTVDLAVMGFGQTLTVTPIQLVAALGAIACEGTLMRPHIAAEWLDAEGNVIRVQEPEAVRQVVSAQVARTVLGLMERVVTSPGGTGGSAKVEGYRVGGKTGTSQKYEGGRIAQGKYIASFAGIAPISDPRMVVYVAVDEPQGIYFGGWVAAPVAGAIMRDVLHYLQIPPDQPDQEGPPPITGRREPTVVPNLVNLTLAEAEAVARYAGLTLRVQGSGTQVSGQFPVAGARVAVGTQVVVSTEASAVQEEEWTVVTVPELAGSTRQQAAERLAAVGLHLEAIGQGVAAEQDPAPGTKVPSGSYVKVVFHEEQGEDEEPGEEAFGQDMQ
- the mraZ gene encoding division/cell wall cluster transcriptional repressor MraZ, translating into MLIGEFQHTIDAKGRLIIPSRFRDGLGAHFICTRGLDGCLSLYPMAEWEALAARLKELPTTQSNARAFVRFLFAGATECVLDRQGRILIPGPLREYAQLERDVVILGVSNRAEIWALERWQGYSRSAAESFDEIAEQLVDLGI
- the rsmH gene encoding 16S rRNA (cytosine(1402)-N(4))-methyltransferase RsmH, with translation MVAEHVPVLTEEVLAYLAPTPGGIFVDGTVGAGGHAEAILEAMTQGPAFGAETLGEATGRYIGIDQDPDALVLAARRLERFPNVTLVRGNFRHLNRHLDDLGVGAVTGILLDLGVSSMHLDRWERGFSYQHEGPLDMRMDPDQPLTAAEIVNHWPEDEIARILWEYGEERWASRIAQFIVRRRQQRPLDTTFDLVDVIKAAVPAGARRTGPHPARRTFQALRIAVNDELGALEEFLAQAVHRLEPGGRLVIISFHSLEDRLVKHHFRRWSTPCRCGPHQPCTCGQEQLLEVLTRRPVSPSEAERERNPRARSAKLRAARRVLHPEGRE